The window GTCCGCACTGCGGAGGGTCTGCGGGTCTCACTCGTGATCGCCGTGGTGTGCGCGGTGGCGGCCACGTGTCTGGGCCTTGCCGTCGGGGTGGCCGCGGCACTGGTCGGCGGGTGGTTCGACGCGGTCGTGATGCGTCTGGTCGACGGCTTCAACGCGCTGCCCCACCTGGTGGTCGGCATCGTGATCGCCGCGATGTGGCGCGGCGCCCCGCTGGCGATCATCGCGTCCATCGCGTTGACCCACTGGCCGGCGGTCGCGCGGGTGGTGCGCGCCGAGCTGCTCGCGGTCGCCGACGCGGGGTGGGTGGAATCGGCACGGCTGGCGGGGGCGTCGCGGTGGTTCGTCGCACGCACCCATCTGGTGCCCGCGGTGACCGGCCAGGCGCTCGTCGCGATGATCGTGCTGCTGCCGCACGCGGTATGGCACGAGTCGACGCTGTCGTTCCTCGGCGTCGGCCTCTCCCCGGACCGCGCCAGCCTCGGCACGCTGCTCAGCGAGGCCCGCGGTGACGTGCTCACCGGCGCCTGGTGGACGCTGGCCGTCCCCGCCGCGGCGCTGATCGCCACCGCGCTCGCCTTCGCCGCGGCAGGCACCCTCATGCGCAACAGGCACCGACCACCGACGGGACAGGTGTGGTGAGCGCCGCACGCCTGACCGGGCTGACCGTGGGCATCGATCTTCGCCGGGGACGCGCCTCGGCCGTCGTCGACGTTCTCGACGACGTCCACCTCGACATCCCCGCCGGCCGCGTCACCGCCCTGGTCGGCGAGTCGGGGTGCGGCAAGTCGCTGGTGGCCGCCGCGCTGAGCGGGCTGCTGCCGCCGGGTTCCCGGGTCCACGGCACGGTGCACGTCGGCGGCCGGCAGGTGCGCTGTGACGACGAGCGCGCCTGGCGCGCCCTGCGCGGCCGTCACGTCGGTTCCGTGCCGCAGTCGGCGGCGACGTCGTTCACGCCCGTACGCACGGTCGGCTCCCAGCTGGCCGAGATCTGCGCCCGGCTGAGATCCGACCGAACCCCGGAACACCTGTGTGCCGCCATGGCGCTGCCCGCCGGTGTCGTCGACCGCTACCCGCACGAACTGTCGGGCGGCATGGCCCAGCGCGTCGCGATCGCCGCGGCACTCGCCGGGCGCCCCGGTCTGCTGATCGCCGACGAACCCACCTCGGCGCTGGACCCGGACAACGCCGCCGTGATCTGGCGGCTGCTCGGCGACGCTGCCTCCGACGGCGCCGGCGTGCTGGTGATCACCCACGACATGCCATCGCTGCTGCGCGCGCAGGTGTGCGACGAGGTCGCGGTGATGGCACGAGGCACGGTGTTGTCCCAGGCGCCGTTGTCCGACGCTCTCGGCAGTCCCGATCCGTACACGCAGGCCCTGCTCGGGACGGTTCTGGTGTGACCGGACTGCAGGCCACCGGCGTCGGGCTGGCCCTCGGCGGGAGGACCGTCCTGCACGCGGTCGACCTGAGCGCGCCCGCCGGGGACGTCACCGGGGTGACCGGCACGTCGGGCAGCGGCAAGACCACGCTGCTGCGGGTGCTGGCCGGGCTGCACCAGCCCGACACCGGCGAGATCCGCTACGACGGGGAGCCGGTGGCGCCCAAGGGGTCGATCGCGCTGCTCGCCCAGCATCCGCGTCTGGTGTGCAACCCGCGCTGGACCCTGGGCCAGATCATCGCCGAGCCCGCACTGATCCGCGGTGATCGGTTCGGCCCCGACGACCTGCACAGCACCGCCGGCGACGTGGGGCTGGACCCGGCGCTGCTCGACCGCTATCCGGGGCAGGTCAGCGACGGACAACTGCAGCGCGCCTGCATCGCGCGGGTGCTCATCCAGCGGGCACGGTTCGTGCTGTGCGACGAGCCGACCGCGATGCTCGACCCCATTTCCACCGCGTCGGTCGTGACGCTGCTGCGCGGGCTCGCCTCCGGCGGCGCGGCCGTGGTCCTCGTCAGCCACGACGCCGTCTTGGTCGAGACGCTCACAGCGGCCACGCTCGCCTTGCCGAGCCCATTAGGGTAGGTAGGCGTGACCCACTATGACGTCGTCGTCCTCGGAGCCGGCCCCGGCGGATACGTCGCGGCCATCCGCGCGGCCCAGCTCGGACTGAGCACCGCCATCGTCGAACCCAAGTACTGGGGCGGCGTCTGCCTCAACGTCGGGTGTATCCCGTCGAAGGCACTGCTGCGCAACGCCGAACTCGCGCACGTGTTCCACAAGGACGCCAAGACGTTCGGCATCAGCGGGGACGTCAGCTTCGACTACGGCGCGGCGTTCGACCGCAGCCGCAAGGTCGCCGACGGCCGTGTGGCCGGTGTGCACTTCCTGATGAAGAAGAACAAGATCACCGAGGTCCACGGGTACGGCAGGTTCACCGGGCCCAACAGCATCGAGGTCGAACCGACCGGGGACGGCGAAGAAGGCCCTGTGAAGCTCGAGTTCGACAACGCGATCATCGCGACCGGATCGAGCACCCGGCTGGTCCCGGGCACCTCGCTGAGCGAGAACGTCGTCACCTACGAGAAGCAGATCCTGACCCGCGAGCTGCCGGGGTCGATCATCATCGCCGGCGCCGGTGCCATCGGCATGGAGTTCGCGTACGTGCTGAAGAACTACGGCGTCGACGTCACGATCGTCGAATTCCTGCCGCGCGCGCTGCCCAACGAGGATGCCGAGGTCTCCAAGGAGATCGAGAAGCAGTACAAGAAGCTCGGTGTGAAGATCCTGACGGGCACCAAGGTCGAGAAAATAGAAGACGACGGTAAGCAGGTCACCGTCACGGTCTCCAAGAACGACAAGACCGAGGAACTCAAGGCCGACAAGGTCATGCAGGCGATCGGATTCGCGCCCAACGTCGAGGGCTTCGGGCTGGACAAGGCCGGCGTCGAGCTGACCGACCGCAAGGCCATCGGCATCGACGACTACATGCGCACCAACGTGCCGCACATCTACGCGATCGGCGACGTCACCGCGAAGCTGCAGCTCGCCCACGTCGCCGAGGCGATGGGCGTCGTCGCCGCCGAGACCATCGCCGGAGCCGACACGCTCCCGTTCGAGGACTACCGGATGATGCCGCGCGCGACGTTCTGCCAGCCGCAGGTCGCGAGCTTCGGCCTGACCGAGCAGCAGGCCAAGGACGAGGGCTACGACGTCGTGGTCGCCAAGTTCCCGTTCACCGCCAACGGCAAGGCGCACGGTCTGGGGGACCCGACCGGCTTCGTGAAGCTGATCGCCGACAAGAAGCACCTCGAGTTGCTCGGCGGCCACCTGATCGGACCCGACGTCGCCGAGCTGCTGCCCGAGTTGACCCTGGCCCAGAAGTGGGATCTGACGGCCAACGAGCTGGCCCGCAACGTGCACACCCACCCGACCCTGTCCGAGGCGATGCAGGAGTGCTTCCACGGGCTGGTCGGCCACATGATCAACTTCTAGTTGAGAGCGATCTGGGTCGCCGGTGTCGGCGGATTGGTGGTCGGCCATGTGCTGTGGCTGGCCGGAATCTCGTTTGCCATCTCCTCGACCGACATCTCCACCTGGGTGCTGGTCGTGGCGGCGGTGTCGTTCGTCGTCGGCGTGAGCGCGGCGTTGCTCGGGCGTCGGCTGTGGCAGCGCAAGGACGAGAAATCGGAGGCGCGTGCCGCCTTCCTGTGGGGATTGTCGATCTCGCCGGTGCTGTTGTCGCTGATCGTGCTCGGGGTCACCTACCTGTAAGCCACAATTGGCCAGGTGGTGGACGGAACTGTCAGGACCCTGCTGCGGCAGTGGTGGAATCAGCGTGACGACTACCAGTGGCGGATCGACTTCCTGCGCACCCGCGGTCTGTTACCGGTGCTGCGCTACATCATCGCCGGCATCGGCGGTTCGCTGGGCGTGCTGTCGGTGTACAACGCGTTCGTGCCGCCGGGCGCCGACGGTGTGCTGATCCGCACCGGGTGGGCGATCCTGGCCGTGGGTTCGCTGGGGTGGGCGGCGCGCTGGGCGCTGGGGTCGTGGCCGACGGTGCGCGAGTCGGCGGCGCTGGTGGTGTTCGTCGACGTGATGATGACCGTCTCCGCGCTGCTGTTCGGCGACCCGACCCTGGCGATGTCGGGTATCCCGATCCTGCTGTGCGCGGGCGGATACGTGGTGTTCTTTCACGGCCCGCGACTGCATCTCGTGCACATCGCTTGGTGCACCGCGTCCGTGGTGGGCATCGCGATCTGGCTCGCGGTGTCGGATCCGGTGTTCGGTCCGCAACTCGCGGTGTCGCGGGCGATCATCGCGCTCGCGGTCACGGTGTGCGTGCTGCCGGCGTTGCAGTTCGGGTTCTGGCTGCTGCAGGACAGCTCGATGCAGTCGCTGACCGACCCCCTGACCGAGCTGACCAACCGCCGCGGTCTGGCGGTGTCGGTGAAGCGGCTCAACACCGATGCGCGGGCGGACGCGACGTTGTGTGCGCTGCTGATCGACGTCGACAGGTTCAAGAGCGTCAACGACACGTTCGGCCACGCCGTCGGCGACGACGTGCTGATCCGGACGGCGAGACGGATCCGCGCCAGCGTGCCCGAGGACGCGGTCGTGGTCCGTTGGGGCGGTGAGGAATTCCTGGTGGTGGACCGGATCCCCGGCAATCAGGCGGAGACGGTCGCCGAACGGATCCGTGCCGCCGTCGCCGAACCCGCCGAGCCGACGGTCACCGTCAGCATCGGGTTGGCGACGTGCGAGCGGGCCGACATCGATCTGATCGACGTGATCTCCGCCGCCGACGCGGCGATGTATAAGGCCAAGGCCGACGGCGGCAACAAAGTCGTCATCACCGCCGACGCGGCCTGAACCCGCTCAGACCTTCCTGCGGTGCTGCTCGTCGTCGGGCCGCAGGTGCGGCGCCAGGAACGCGAGCACGTCGTCGGCCTTCGCGAACCCGCCGAGGTGGCTCTCGTCGGGCATCAGCAGCAGGTCGACGTCGGGAAGGTGCTCGGCGGCGGCCTGCGCATCGGCCAGCGAGATGATCGAGTCCGCGTCGCCGTGCCACCAGCGGACCGGGACCGCCACGTCGGCGAGCCGGAACCCCCAGTCCACCCCGAAGAGCCGGGCGTCGTCGAGCAACGCCTGGAACCTGCCGTTGGCGACCTGGACGATGTCGTCGATGAACATCGCCTCGATCTCCGGGTTGGCGAAGACGCGCTTGTCGCCGTCGGGCATCACGGCCGCGAGCCCGGAATAGGCGAGGTGCGCGAGCGGGATCACCGGGGTCAGGAGGCCGGCGGTGACGGCGGCGAACGGCCGGCGCAGCGCCGACGTCACCGCGGACAGCTGCCGGGCCAGCGTGATCGCGCCGCTGGCGGTCGCGTCGGGACCCACGGACGGGGTGACCCCGCCCAGGACGGCGACGGCGGCCACCCGGTCGCGCAGCGCGGGCATCCCGGCGCAGGCCAGCGCGTACGGGCCGCCGCCGGACAACCCGGCCACACCGAGCTTGTCCGCGCCGAGGGCGTCGGCGACGTGCGCCATGTCGTCGGCCCAGTCGCCGATCCTGTCGTAGCGGTGCGCGGAGCTCAGACCCGCACCGGCGCGCTCGACCAGCACGACCCGCAGACCGAGGCGCTCGGCGGCGCGGCGCCCGACGATCGGCAGCTGACGGCGGCCACCCGGGGTGCCGTGGAACCACAGCACGACATCGCCGGTCGGATCACCGAATTCGGCGTAGCCCAGCCGGCGGCCGTCGGGGAGGAAGAACGTGCCCTCGGCGCGCGGCGCCTCGCAGCGGGGGACACCGGGTGGATGCCGCCACGGGTTGGAGATCATGGACGAATGGTAACCGCGGCGTTACAACCGCGGTCACGCATGTCAACCCGTGCTGTCAGTCGGGGAAGTCCAGGGGCACCTGCAGCGTCGAGATCGTCGCGGCCAATCCGTCGTATTGCGCTGCGAGCAGACAGAATTCGATCAGCTGCGGTTTCGTGAAGTGCGCTGCGAGCATCTGCCACGTCTCCGGCGAGATCCCGCGCGTGACGACGAACTCGTCGGTCGCGGT is drawn from Mycolicibacterium gilvum and contains these coding sequences:
- a CDS encoding ABC transporter ATP-binding protein, which translates into the protein MTGLQATGVGLALGGRTVLHAVDLSAPAGDVTGVTGTSGSGKTTLLRVLAGLHQPDTGEIRYDGEPVAPKGSIALLAQHPRLVCNPRWTLGQIIAEPALIRGDRFGPDDLHSTAGDVGLDPALLDRYPGQVSDGQLQRACIARVLIQRARFVLCDEPTAMLDPISTASVVTLLRGLASGGAAVVLVSHDAVLVETLTAATLALPSPLG
- the lpdA gene encoding dihydrolipoyl dehydrogenase, with translation MTHYDVVVLGAGPGGYVAAIRAAQLGLSTAIVEPKYWGGVCLNVGCIPSKALLRNAELAHVFHKDAKTFGISGDVSFDYGAAFDRSRKVADGRVAGVHFLMKKNKITEVHGYGRFTGPNSIEVEPTGDGEEGPVKLEFDNAIIATGSSTRLVPGTSLSENVVTYEKQILTRELPGSIIIAGAGAIGMEFAYVLKNYGVDVTIVEFLPRALPNEDAEVSKEIEKQYKKLGVKILTGTKVEKIEDDGKQVTVTVSKNDKTEELKADKVMQAIGFAPNVEGFGLDKAGVELTDRKAIGIDDYMRTNVPHIYAIGDVTAKLQLAHVAEAMGVVAAETIAGADTLPFEDYRMMPRATFCQPQVASFGLTEQQAKDEGYDVVVAKFPFTANGKAHGLGDPTGFVKLIADKKHLELLGGHLIGPDVAELLPELTLAQKWDLTANELARNVHTHPTLSEAMQECFHGLVGHMINF
- a CDS encoding GGDEF domain-containing protein; the protein is MVDGTVRTLLRQWWNQRDDYQWRIDFLRTRGLLPVLRYIIAGIGGSLGVLSVYNAFVPPGADGVLIRTGWAILAVGSLGWAARWALGSWPTVRESAALVVFVDVMMTVSALLFGDPTLAMSGIPILLCAGGYVVFFHGPRLHLVHIAWCTASVVGIAIWLAVSDPVFGPQLAVSRAIIALAVTVCVLPALQFGFWLLQDSSMQSLTDPLTELTNRRGLAVSVKRLNTDARADATLCALLIDVDRFKSVNDTFGHAVGDDVLIRTARRIRASVPEDAVVVRWGGEEFLVVDRIPGNQAETVAERIRAAVAEPAEPTVTVSIGLATCERADIDLIDVISAADAAMYKAKADGGNKVVITADAA
- a CDS encoding ABC transporter permease, giving the protein MSELASESSAMSVLARTSRWPWLVLGAIAVAAVGIPLIAGEQVADFSAALRPPSVEHLVGTDHSGYDLLVRTAEGLRVSLVIAVVCAVAATCLGLAVGVAAALVGGWFDAVVMRLVDGFNALPHLVVGIVIAAMWRGAPLAIIASIALTHWPAVARVVRAELLAVADAGWVESARLAGASRWFVARTHLVPAVTGQALVAMIVLLPHAVWHESTLSFLGVGLSPDRASLGTLLSEARGDVLTGAWWTLAVPAAALIATALAFAAAGTLMRNRHRPPTGQVW
- a CDS encoding alpha/beta fold hydrolase, with translation MISNPWRHPPGVPRCEAPRAEGTFFLPDGRRLGYAEFGDPTGDVVLWFHGTPGGRRQLPIVGRRAAERLGLRVVLVERAGAGLSSAHRYDRIGDWADDMAHVADALGADKLGVAGLSGGGPYALACAGMPALRDRVAAVAVLGGVTPSVGPDATASGAITLARQLSAVTSALRRPFAAVTAGLLTPVIPLAHLAYSGLAAVMPDGDKRVFANPEIEAMFIDDIVQVANGRFQALLDDARLFGVDWGFRLADVAVPVRWWHGDADSIISLADAQAAAEHLPDVDLLLMPDESHLGGFAKADDVLAFLAPHLRPDDEQHRRKV
- a CDS encoding ATP-binding cassette domain-containing protein, whose protein sequence is MVSAARLTGLTVGIDLRRGRASAVVDVLDDVHLDIPAGRVTALVGESGCGKSLVAAALSGLLPPGSRVHGTVHVGGRQVRCDDERAWRALRGRHVGSVPQSAATSFTPVRTVGSQLAEICARLRSDRTPEHLCAAMALPAGVVDRYPHELSGGMAQRVAIAAALAGRPGLLIADEPTSALDPDNAAVIWRLLGDAASDGAGVLVITHDMPSLLRAQVCDEVAVMARGTVLSQAPLSDALGSPDPYTQALLGTVLV